The Tenebrio molitor chromosome 5, icTenMoli1.1, whole genome shotgun sequence genome segment cggcaaaaagaaattcagaaatacccctttCGTGAATAAGCCTGTAtatgaaaacattgttataacaatataggtaactaaagtaacgaaacattttaacctacagttaacgttaaaTTAATGGGGTTGGTAAAATCGGCCCTAagtgattaaataaattttagttactaaattttattacagattCTTTTTGAAACACTTGGAGTTTTATACTTTACTACATCTATTAACACGGTATATTTAGTTCCAACGGTATTATTTTTCGTTGTTTTGATAGTCTTGAGACGGTATTATTTGAGAGTTGGCACACCTTTGAAACGAATGGAGGCTTCCAGTAAAATCATGTAACATCTTCAACCGCTTCTTTTGACATACATTTTTTAGCTAAGGGACCGATAGTTGCATATTTTGACTCTGCATTAGAAGGTCTACCAACAATCAAAGCCTTCCAGGCTGAAAATTTGTTGATTAACAAATTTGATAAACACCAAAATCTCTACACTTCCGCTTCTTACTCTTACGTTTGCTCTATGAGAGCATTTGTATTTATGGGAGAAAATATGACGTCAATTTTCATTGGTTTTgtcattttacaatttttaatttttgatgaagGAATTCTTCCTGGTGACGTGGGGCTGGCTCTGTCACAAGCTTTCATGATGTCCGCATCTCTCTGTTTTGGAATAGGCAAATGGGTCGAACTTGAAACCCAAGTAACATCATTGGAAAGAGTTTTTGAGTATACAAACATCAAGCAAGAGTCCAAATCTGGTTTGGTACTAAGTAATTGGCTTACTTTTGGAGAAATTAAATACGAACATGTATCTTTATCTCTCAACAAGAAATCGtatttgttgaaaaacatATCTCTCTTGATAAATCCACGGGAAAAAGTCGGGGTCGTGGGAAGAACAGGGGCCGGTAAATCTTCGTTGATTTCAGTTCTTTTTCGATTGTACGAATTTGAGGGAAAAATTTCAATAGATGGGATAGATATCAAAACACTATCTCTAGATACTCTCAGATCTAACATTTCAGTAATTCCACAGGACCCCGTTTTATTTGATGGAACATTTCGTGAAAACATTGATCCCGAAAAATTGTGTAAAGACGATGAAATATGGAACGTCGTAAAAGTACTAGATTTACAAGAAATAATTCCAAAcctgaatttaaaaattagagaTTCGGATTTCACATTTGGTCAAAAACAGTTAATTTGTTTGGGTCGGATTTTATTAAATCCGAAGAAAGTTGTAATTTTTGACGAAATTTCAGAACATGTTGATCctaaaactgaaaatttgatttgtgaattaattgataattatttaatttcatcTACAGTGGTGAAAATAGCACATCGGATGAAGTTCATTCTGTCGTGTGATAAAATATTCGTATTGGAGGACGGTGAAGTAGTGGAACATGGTCATCCTCAGACTTTGTTGCGAAACGTGGATGGTCTATTCTCCAAATTGGTTAAGGTTTCTGATGTCAGTTTAGTACACAAGTGATGGTACATATAGAGTGTAATTTCCAGTTAAATATTCTTTTTGCTGTATACGACCATATGTCTCAAATCAGGACTTGGATGTAAAACAGACACATATTAATAGTATTtagaaattacaaaaattgttttctgtGGATGCATTCTCCAACATAAACAtacacaaataaaacaacatcttttaaactaaatattaatattaatttaagtaattaagttaattaaatattattaaattgttttagcGATTGCACGTTTCTTGTctaatatttgttttattttcacttaacatttttttagaacAAGTGGTCCAAcataaaataaactaggcaaaaataaatagggaatttttccattttttaattttttataaatacagtttaaaatgtaTAATGAAATATGTTACAAATATACTACGTGACAAAGAAAGATAAACACCCTTTTATTGATCTTGATTCTCTTGTCACCCTACGACGTCCGGTGCCCTTAGCCCTGTGTTCACGCCCTTCTGGAGTCCATGCCTGACAACATCTTAAAATGGTGCCTACAGATCGGCCAATTCTTCTGGAAATTTCTAAAATCCGCCCTCTTTCAAAGTCACTAAGCTGAGGAATCTGACCAAgtgtaggtactgttacgttataaattacgctcccaaaactgggcaaccctgttaccggttacaaatccggaatgttcaggggtataacaaacaagttgtggcttcgactcggtttacaatgcgaaccacgagaaacgccgactgaagctgaaaaattggtgagaacagcccggagtacgggaaatgatacacaatcttccaactaatcgtttattcaGATAACAACcacgaaaataatgatataatgaaaaagaaaacaacgaagCCTGAGTAGCCTGATGGCGTGTACAAATTTAAGTAACCCTAACTCCTCGGAGGGTCCTCCGGGTCCCAGACGTTCAACGAACGAGTACCggcgaaacagtaaaaaaaattcccttctttagcgaaggaggaaggccgactgatcctacgtaacgtcgctattcggctacgccgcccgcataagcggagaggtcctccaagtctttcttcgctccaaaaaaaaattgaagttaagatttttttcttctgtacggaccggtgaagaaccacgcgcaaaaaaagatcggtgagcgcgatacacaattcctggcgaggtcgctcacggattgataatcgttcgtgaatataaaaacccgacggacttgataaggaaattttttcttaagttagtacaattattgaagtCACGCGCCTTATGACAAAACTGCAACTTTAACAGTCGAACATATTATAAATCCTAAACgcgatatacaaattaaatgaatcTGATGGAAACTATTCACCCGTCGAAATAATGAGTTGCgacaatggaaatttgacaatagTTAATTACaaacgctcaattagttcGACGGAGTGACAAAATACCACCGAAAACTTTGAGAAGCCACGGCCTGTAGAAAAATGGGGTGTCACCACTGCTCCGGACTTGCTGGTGGGTAGATCCGGcaccttccggtgagtccggggACGACCTGGACTGACAGGACCAGACGAGATCCTGATCCGCAAAAGCGTTCGGTCTGGAACCTTCCGTAGTGAAGTCCGtgatccgcttggcgatgtgggcggtggtacttagacgaatcgtctccaacggccctcgtgaactccactacgtcgtctcgtcagccctgcaaattcactcgatcactgtccccttgactctccccaggcactCACAACACCACCGGCAAAAGGTCGTGAAAAATCTCTCTTCCGTCTCTGGTTCCCCCGATTTATAGCTTCCACCCCCTCTatgcgcagatttttcggcgagtccgagtacgtttccgtcgcgatggattctagaacattctagataatcgcgcggcgatttaaatcgtaacagtacgcACTCGTGGCATTTCTCGGCTTACAAAAACACTTTTCCAacaagttttctaaaattcaaaagtaaaaattttcaatgtaaacaaaatttccTTACACCTGCAATAACCGAACCAGTAGCACAAAAGGCAGAATACTGCATAGATAGGGCTGCAAATTTAATCATTTCTTATTTGACCCAAAACACATTTACCCGCAAAaacttattgaaataaaactataagtACTGGGTGTTTACCTTTCTTTGTCACGTAGTATTGTATCCATCCTGATGAAAGACTAGAGTCAAGTGTCGGTTGAACGTATCCTAcaatatacaaaaaatatagcaGAAAGCGATGTTGCATCTCGAGATGTTCCAAAACTTTGGCCTCAAGAAGGAAATATTGAGTTTCGGTCAGTCTCATTATGCTATGACTCTGATGATCCACCAGTtctcaataaaatttcttttaatgtaaaagcAACAGAAAAAATAGGAGTTATTGAAAGGACTGGAGCTGGTAAATCTTCATTAATTTCAGTTCTTTTTCGCTTGTACCCATTTGATGGACAAGTGGTAATTGATGGTGTCGATACCAAAGAGATATCGTTAACTTCACTACGTTCAGTGATTTCAATTGTTCCacaaaattgtgttttattttcggGTATCCTGCGAAAAACTTGGATCCGTTAAATGAATACAGTGAGGTCGATATCTGGAATGCTTTGGAACAAGTTGAACACTAAAAGATGCGATTGTTAAATTACCTTCTAGTCTAGAAACGTCTGTTTCAGAAGAAGGCTCAATTTTCAGTGTAAGACAAAAATAACTGCTGTGTTTGGTTCGCGCTCTCTTAAAAGATAGTAACATCGATTTCAAAACTGATGACTTAATCCAGGCAACTGTCAAACTGTCAGATGGAGGTTCAAGAACTGCACCATAATAACCATAGCACATAGATTAGGTACTCACAGTGATGAATTGTGATAAGATACTTGTTATGGACTCTGGACAGGTTGTGGAATTTGATCATCCGTATAACCTTCTGCAAAATTCtaatggatttttttataaatatcttcACAAAAGTCCTAAGACAATTGCAGAGAATTTAATAAGCATAGCTGAAAAGGTAAAACTGATGTTTATACTGACAATGAATTAACAATATTTGTTGTAGAGCTATATCAAGATCTTTTAAGAATACTGTATTGCAcctacaaattaatttaatctttGACGCGAGCCCCCTGAGGATATTAgttatttgttataaaatatttaatataaataccgagcgatcatttaaaaaataaatcgagtttgctttggagcctatgctattgTTGCCAGGACGCTAGGCACCgacgattataaaaaaaaaacaaaaaaattaataatacgtaactgtcaataaaaaaaaacagcaattCTTTTGGTTTTGTACCACaagttaattttcttttatataaataaatatatattccTATCGTGCGTGTGTTCGACTGAATTGGGGAGCAATGGGACGAAGGAAAACCCGGCAAGTCCATTCTGTTACCGCAAGTCGGCGGCAAACTCCTTCAAATACGGAAAGCATGTGTTTCGGTGACAATTTTGGCGCCCAACGTGGGGCCCGAAGAAAAACTTCAGAAGAAGTAACCCGCCAGCCCGACCCTGAGATGGTTGTCACCAGGAACACTTGTCAAGCTGGAAATCAGCCGGCCGACGGGGAACCATCGGCCCAACCTCAAGTTGAAGCACCAACGCAGTTACCTACAGGTCCGCTCGTCGACATAGAGGCTCTTGTCCAGGTACTGTCTCGTCTGGTGGCCCCAAGATCGATAGAACCTCCAATTTTGCCAGAGTTCTCTGGTCTAGAACACGAGGACCCGGAGCGCTTCTTAGAGAAATGCCGAGAACGCCTCGCCGCGACGGATCCAGAGTCATGGCGAGACCGAGTTGCCACTCGGCTGCGCGGTAACGCCGAATCCTGGTGGTCAATCAACCGGGCCATCCTTCCCACATTTCCAGACCTGGAGCGGGGCCTGATTGAAAAATACGGAGGCCTCGATAAAGTAGTACGCCTCCATGCCGAGTTCTACGGCACTCGCCAAGCGAAGGAGGAGCCGACGGAGACGTTCCTCCAGAAGAAGAAACTCCTGGCCGCAAGAATCCTTCCCACAATGACGGAGAAAGTGCTCGTCGCTACTTGTCGCACTCTGCTGAGGGACGAGTTAGTGATGTACTCGGCCTTCGCATCACCTCAGACGCTGGAAGAACTGTCTCGTGGGGCCGGTACCATCGAGAGGCTCCTTAACCAGAAGAAGGCGGTACCACCTGCGACAACTTCCACAAAGTCGCTACCCAGGTGTCGCTACTGTCCTGGGACTCATTTCCACGCGGACTGTCCAGAACTACGGAGGAATCCGGGAAACGGCCAGGGGGCCACGACCGCAGCGGGACCCAGCCGTCGCACCGTGGGCCCCGTGGAGAACCAGCAATAAACGCCGTAAACCATGGAGACGCGAATCTGCCACGCGTCTCCATCAACATCGAGGGAAAGGAAGTCGTTGCCCTGATCGATACCGGAGCCACGCACAACATGATTCGTCGGGGAGCCGTGGTCGGACAGGTAAAACTTTTGTACCAGCCGGCCCAACTTCAGACCGCCACCGTTCACAGCCAAGCTCGCATCGAAGGCACTCAGGAACTTAGATGTACCTTAGGTAAGGTTCACTTCCAATCTAAGTTCCTCGTGGTGGACCGCCTCGTTGAAACCGTCGTCCTAGGCTACGAGTTCATGCAGCAGCACCAGGTCTGCATTGATATACGCCGACAATGCATGTATTTCGGTACAGACGATCGGTCCACGGTCTTCTTTAAAACCGGCTCCTCCAATACCACAGGGGACAACCGACTCCAGTCCCTACGGAAGAGATTGACCTCCATCACTGCGCACGCATCACCGTTGGCAGAACGGGCCGAGAAAAACTTCCCTGAAGAACTACGCCCGAAGATCCATCGACTTCTCGACGAATTCAAATCCCTCTTCGACATGGAAGACACCTCGACAACAACGACAACGACCAAGCACCACATCCGCTTGAAGGACGCGACGCCGTTCCGATTACGCCCGTACCGGTACTCGgacgaaaagaaaaaaattatccaGGAACAGGTGGAGAAGATGTTGGTCAGCGGCGTCATCGAACCATCAACTTCGAAATACGCCTCACCTGTGGTGATTGTCAAGAAAAAGGACGGCCAGCCTCGGTTCTGCGTTGATTACCGTAGATTAAACGCTGCTACTCGGGACGAGGCCGCTCCCCTTCCAATTATCCAGGAAATGCTTCGAGACTTGGGACAGGCTAAGGTATTCACGTCGCTAGACCTAAAATCAGGTTATTGGCAGGTTCCGCTCTCCGATGAAAGCAAGGAATACACGGCTTTTACAACACCTGACGGAGGTCTTTACCAGTTTCGAGTCATGCCATTCGGTCTGAAGGGGGCCCCGCCAACGTTTCAACGTCTCATGAGCCAGAAGGTACTAACTGGTCACCTTCGAAACTTCACCATGGTGTACCTAGATGACATCATCGTGTACTCGACCAATCATGAGGAGCACATTAAACACCTCCAGCTCGTGTTCGAACGGCTCCAAATCCACGGCCTGCGATGCGCTCCGGAAAAATGTCACCTCGGAGAGCGAGAAACCGTCTACTTGGGACACGTCGTTTCCACTCAAGGCAACCAGCCCCAACAGCTACATCTGAGACAGATCCAGGGAGCCCCAACACCAAAGGATCGCCGTTCTTTACGGTCCTTCCTGGGTCTGTGCAACTGGTTGCGTGACTACGTTCCCCGGTTCGCCGACATCGCGTACCCATTGACGGATCTGCTGTCCGCGAAAAAGCCATGGAGATGGGGACCAACGGAAGAGGAAGCCTTTAGAAGCGTGAAAAAGGTCCTCGCCCAACCGCTGATGCTCCACCGGCCGAATCCCAAACTCCCGTACGTTCTACAAACTGACGCCAGCGGCACCGGCATGGCCGCCGTCTTATATCAAGAAGATGGGGGCAGGCGGAGAATCATTTCGTACAGCAGTGCCGGGTTCAACCCGACGGAGATGAAGTACCACTCAAATGAGCAGGAGTGTTTGGCCGTGGTATGGGCCATCCGGCGGTACCGACCTTACATTGAAGACAAGCCGTTCCTTTTACGGACGGATAATAAGGCTCTCACCTGGTTGCAGACCACCAAGAACGAGCGAGCCAAGCTGCTGAGGTGGGCCCTGGAGCTACAATCCTATCAGTTTACTATTGAACACTGTCCGGGAAAAGAAAATCAGCTACCTGACATGCTCTCAAGGGACCCCAACGCCAGGGAGAGCCATGAGGAAGATGTCGAGGATGTAGAACGGCTGCTGCCTCGGGCCTGTCCGGCCGCCCTGCACACCCTCGCGGAGGAAGTCAGGCGAGCCCAAGTGGAAGACGGTGAAGTCACCGCGAAGGTGGTCGAAGCACTACGGGATCCCGCCAAATCTGCAGAGTCGTGGGTGCAAAGGTTTCGCTACGGGTATTTCGAGGAGGACGGTCAGCTTTTCTACGGCCCCGAGAGGAAGCTGTTTGTGCCTACCGACGTGCGTCAACGAGTTTTATTTTCGTACCACGACGAGGCACTCGCCGGCCACCTGGGAGCCGAAGAGACGGAGCGATCAATCGCCCAGCACTTCCACTGGCCGAAGCTGCAAGAAAGCGTTCGGAGGTACGTGCGTCGCTGCCTCCTCTGCGCACAGTACAAGTGTGGGTCCTCCCAACCAGCCGCGCCCCAGAAGCCGCGACAGCCGAAGAGACCATTGGAAGCGATAGCGTGTGACTTGATGGGGCCATACCCGCGAACCCCCAGCGTTACACATTTACAGATACAGATACAGATACAGATACAGTTACAGATTTATTCTCTAGGTGGGTGGAAGGGTTTGCCATACCCACGAGCACGACGTCTGTGATTGTGCGCCTACTGGAAGAAGAGGTCTTCACCAGGCAGGGTTACCCTGGAGCCATCATCACAGACAACGGCTCCCAATTCACGTCCCGGCGTTGGACGAGGGCCTGTCGACACTGGCAAACACGAACGTGGACGACGGCCCCATATACGCCCCGGGAGAACCCTACGGAGCGCCGCAACCAGGAGCTAAAGAAAGCTCTCCGATTCCGCTTAGTTGGACGGGGACAGAACACGTGGGACAGCGAACTCTCCACGTCTCTGTTCAGTGTGCGCCGCCGTCGCAACGCCGCTACGGGCATGTCCCCTAGCCAGCTGCTTTATGGGCGAGACCTCGCCTATCCTGGAGCATGGGATGCCCCCGGAGACAACGAACCACTGACTCCAGCCTCAGAGCGATTAATAGAAGCCCAACGACACCAGGAGCTCTATATCCAACGACGCTTCCGAGATGAAGACGCTGCCGTCGTGACCTTCCAACCAGGGGACTTGGTGATGCTCCGAGTCCCGGCAGTGATTCCCTTCCGGCCGTTCAACTGCAAGTGGACGGGACCCCATCAGGTGATACGCCGGATCGGGCAGTCACACGTCTACGTGGTCAAAATAGGCGAAGCTAGGGCGAAACACCACGTCGACCGACTCCGTGCTGCGCCTCCATCTGTTTAAAATTCACCACCCTACTGGGGGAGGGTACAGGACAATAATACCCCCCAGTGGCGCCCAACAGCAATGGTTACAGACAGGGGCTGTAACCAAATACAGAAGTGCGAATTCAGGGAGTCTGGGTTTCCCTAATCGCCGCGACGCGCAACAGACAATTTCCAGAGCGGAGAGTGCGCGACTTTTATGTTAATTCTTTTTCTTatgtgcatttaaaaaaatgtatttgtaattaattcaTCTTTACAACATTAGGTGTCTAGCGTCCTTGCGGGTAGGGGAGTTTGTTGCCAGGAAGCGGGACGCTAGACACCGacgattattaaaaaaaaaaaaaaaaaattaataatacgtaactgtcaataaaaaaaaacagcaattCTTTTGGTTTTGTACCACaagttaattttcttttatataaataaatatatattccTATCGTGCGTGTGTTCGACTGAATTGGGGAGCAATGGGACGAAGGAAAACCCGGCAAGTCCATTCTGTTACCGCAAGTCGGCGGCAAACTCCTTCAAATACGGAAAGCATGTGTTCCGGTGAcactatagcatgggttgccataggtaacacgccgactcgatttattttttaactgatcgcaccgtatataataataaaaatatgatatacagtgtggtgataaagtaaggaacaaaatttacaattagttgttttaatgttttcaagcAAAACGCtcggacaggtcaattttatttgacacAAAGATTATGAAATGTAATCAGGTGATATGGTTTTAAACTATGTacttataataaaaatgaaaattaaagcaAAATTGGTCTGTTGAACCCTGCCATTTCTAGCACGAGGTACAATAAGGGAACTTTCCTTGTTAGTAGTGTTTTTGGAATACCTTTTCAAAGgaagtgataatgagcccggcggaataaaatgcaacccacaatacattccAAAGTTAACATGTtttagggccggttgcaccaacgccagttaaagttaactgtggattaaaatgcttcgttactttagttacctattctTATAACGATGTTTTCgcatattttaatctgtacttaaatttaactcacgttggtgcagCTGGCCCTTAGAAtatcattttgttttaaaattaaattatgagtccgtgatggctttgcttccaataattttattcgtAACAAGGttcatttacgaaaaagttcaAATACGATTAAAATGAATTCGAACGAtaagaaaacagacatgattcGGATTTATGGTGAATCTAgtaaaaatgcttctgccgttgagcatttatgcagacaataaacattttcccaaaaacagTTCGTTCTTTCACAAGTTCATTTAACTAAACGAATGACTTATgtaaaaatttacgaaactgcacacCTAATTATGTTTgaggttttttaaatcaaaaaaacaaatatccacgttaactttgctAATGTAttatgggttgcattttcaattccatcgggctcattatcattcgtgaaataccctgtatatcgaCAGACGCCATTCTTTGAAAAAGTTCATGGATTGAGAAACAAGACTTGTTACTGTGTTTGCTAGAATACCACAAAATTCAATAAACACTAACATAAAATACAAAGTAtaaagttaaattttaaattttattttaataaaaaatatttgtcaaaaatttagTATATTTTGAAGAAAGCATCGATTTCACACAATCTTATCATATTGTGTTTTAATACACAAAATATAATAGGAATTTCGTATTGaaaattaatgcaaatttttCATATGACAAAACattaccaaataaaatagtagtttatttgacgagtttgtgtgtaaattgggcctttttggcacgcgtgggccattttaaaacgcgagtgaaacaagtgttttaaaggcccacgagtgccaaaaaacgCCCattttacacacgaacgagttgaatacaacgtttttttgttcgacgagccccttaaaggctccaaatcgcttaaaacctttaaaattagcttgacgtttcgttttgataagttgtgacatttatcaaaatccgttcacataggagaaaattctcagattctgacagtgtcgaacaaaaaagatatTTTCGGCTGATTGGACTATTACCTAATACTATAAATATGTAGTCAAAGTAAAGTGGAAATTACTGAAGTACCTACTTTGTCTTTGTTGCATACATTAGGTAGATACCTActgtaaaatatttctttgaaGAATTTGTGTAAAAATACCACAGACATAGTTATGCACGATTGTTattataatttgacaattatgcacaaattttcttgacatAAACATCTCTTTATGGCCAACGGACCATTTAATGCTCGCAGACCATAAAGATATGtcaaataaaagtcaaaaatctttttgGTGAAATTCCGAACAAATTTGCCACTTACCCTTAAACTACCTAATCCCGAATGGGGATTACTGGATACTGGACACTCATTTCTGCCGCTTTCTCAACCTTGTTCATAATTTCGTAAATGAATTTATAACCGAAAATTGCAACTGGCAAAATGGCTACGGTTGTTTTCATTGTTCCCAAGGTTAcgcgcaaaaataaaaattccactGGAGCACTATGCGATGCGAACATCCGTGATGTGAGCAgacttttattaattaatttttgttaaatgttaaagttttaaaatattttttaaaattccattaaaataagttAACTGTTTTTCGTTGATTTTAGTGTTAGAAGTGTCACTTTTTTTTACTTAcctagtgaaaaaaagtaatgATGtcatcaactttttttaactgtttggTTTTAATCCATGAATGAACGATATACACATTCTACAAAGAagtgatttattaaaatgaaaattgaaataacaaTTAGAACAATTAGGCCCGGTTgcataaagcgatgtcaagtcgttgttaaagttaacaatgtcaagcgatctgattggaggatatttaatattttatttgaatcagccaatcaaatgggcggatttccgacttgacgcgttgttagctgacacgatgttaactaagctttatacaaccgggccttagtATCATTAAATCGACCTTTCTTTAGTCCACTAGTAATGTCAGGATCTTCATCTGAATCattcattttcacttttattgaGACTGACATAAAActgacaataaaaataatttaaataaacatataaCGTTTCCTTAGTTACCACAACCGGCCACCGCACTTAACCAAAATGGAAGCACACAATTACAGTTAAAATAGGTTTtgatttaatgaaatttaattttttttataggtGTTAGCATGCTTTTTTTCATGCATGTGGATTATTCAgttcgcctacggctcgtttaataaacttccacacttttgaaaaaaagttgcacTTGTAACACTCGTTGTCTAAATAACTACGAGTATTTCGCCATTACATGAACtgaattttatcattttatcaATGTAAAGGAACATCCATCCAATCAGccattttgttatttatcattttgcaACATTGAATACTGATGCAACACGTGAAACTATCTATCTGCTTAACACAATATAGATTGCAAACAGCA includes the following:
- the LOC138131091 gene encoding uncharacterized protein; amino-acid sequence: MRLTETQYFLLEAKVLEHLEMQHRFLLYFLYIVGYVQPTLDSSLSSGWIQYYVTKKENLLEKCFCKPRNATKSIATETYSDSPKNLRIEGVEAINRGNQRRKRDFSRPFAGGVG